A part of Streptantibioticus cattleyicolor NRRL 8057 = DSM 46488 genomic DNA contains:
- a CDS encoding LLM class flavin-dependent oxidoreductase produces the protein MEIPRVSVQAQPQDAASWTELARRVEAAGYEALLAADHPGAVASPFVALAAAASVTTRLELGSYVSHAGIREPLLLASDVATLDVVSAGRARLALGAGHTPAEWAMTGGRRPDVAGRVRRFTAVAEACRDLLAGATVTLTGPDVHAHQATLTAPRPVRQPVPFTFGGGNSTLLRWAGRHADVVGLSGLGRTLPDGYNHDVRWRRAEIDRQVELVGQGAVGRSSAPALEALVQVVEVTDDAGAAAQRLAGELGTTAEEILAVPYVWLGTVEEIAAALEGHRRRWGITRYVVRAPHLDAADRVLAHLTATA, from the coding sequence ATGGAGATCCCCCGCGTGTCGGTACAGGCCCAGCCGCAGGACGCCGCCTCCTGGACGGAGCTGGCCCGCCGGGTGGAGGCCGCCGGGTACGAGGCGCTGCTCGCCGCCGACCACCCCGGCGCCGTGGCCTCCCCGTTCGTCGCCCTCGCCGCAGCCGCCTCGGTGACCACCCGGCTCGAACTCGGCTCGTACGTCTCGCACGCCGGGATCCGCGAACCGCTGCTGCTCGCCTCCGACGTGGCCACGCTGGACGTGGTCTCCGCCGGGCGCGCCCGGCTGGCGCTGGGGGCCGGCCACACCCCGGCCGAGTGGGCCATGACCGGCGGCCGGCGGCCCGACGTCGCCGGGCGGGTACGCCGCTTCACCGCGGTCGCCGAGGCCTGCCGCGACCTCCTCGCGGGCGCCACGGTCACCCTCACCGGCCCCGACGTGCACGCGCACCAGGCCACGCTGACCGCCCCGCGCCCGGTACGGCAGCCGGTGCCGTTCACCTTCGGCGGCGGCAACTCCACGCTGCTGCGCTGGGCCGGCCGCCACGCCGACGTGGTCGGGCTCAGCGGCCTCGGGCGCACCCTGCCGGACGGGTACAACCACGATGTGCGCTGGCGCCGGGCCGAGATCGACCGCCAGGTGGAACTCGTCGGGCAGGGCGCCGTCGGCCGGTCGTCCGCCCCCGCCCTGGAAGCGCTCGTCCAGGTCGTCGAGGTCACCGACGACGCCGGGGCCGCCGCCCAGCGGCTCGCCGGGGAACTGGGCACCACGGCGGAGGAGATCCTCGCCGTCCCCTACGTGTGGCTGGGCACCGTCGAGGAGATCGCCGCCGCCCTCGAAGGCCACCGCCGCCGCTGGGGCATCACCCGGTACGTGGTCCGCGCGCCCCACCTCGACGCGGCCGACCGGGTGCTGGCCCACCTCACCGCCACCGCCTGA
- a CDS encoding acyl-CoA dehydrogenase family protein, which yields MTPELTAARAELAALAHVGCDPALRTETLAALSADPPCAVRHGGRAQAALLRLAPRLPPAGALLADPHRLADVQAWAAVVDPAVYMALVNHYVLCLGSVTEFGAAAPLQSCVTALQEGAAKGVYLVTEIGRAGSHLGVRTTAVYDAERREFVLTTPDAAAAKFSSVTPHGVRVLAVVIARTVVDGADRGAFPFLVDLTGTDGPAPGVEISGPLQVSALPLEYALIRFRGVRVPAERWLSDRAWLDPVGRLHDPLGSPDARLRRTMSVGQRLWATVPAAMAAMARECAVSALRFSGGRSSRGGPVPGTPLLARRTQQRALFGALAESYALTCAAEAALDVWPATAHGGTGEGGAPSPAAAFSPWVAVDRSLALFKALATEGAARVAAVCRRHCGLAGFLDLNRLAGYHGAARAFTVAGGDNQLIFLDAGRAALTAPDPAPQPPAPAEPGAGHPTVPDAHTWWLRTARAHEQRLAAELRHAVTAHQADGRTGADLWNPLLPRARDLGEATAATMLARCVHDTTDHLTSPELRAALRPLAALFGVAQAQRHAGALVATGVLPPRTLRSLPETADRLCEALLPHLPLLRAGLTTPVPERPVPLVAPDYAGALWDAVRVPCG from the coding sequence GTGACCCCTGAACTCACCGCCGCCCGCGCCGAACTCGCCGCCCTCGCCCACGTCGGCTGCGACCCCGCGCTCCGCACCGAGACGCTCGCCGCGCTCAGCGCCGACCCGCCGTGCGCCGTCCGCCACGGCGGGCGCGCCCAGGCCGCGTTGCTGCGGCTGGCGCCCCGACTGCCGCCCGCCGGGGCGCTGCTGGCCGATCCGCACCGGCTGGCCGACGTCCAGGCGTGGGCGGCGGTCGTCGACCCGGCGGTGTACATGGCGCTCGTCAACCACTACGTGCTCTGCCTCGGTTCGGTGACCGAGTTCGGCGCCGCCGCACCGCTCCAGTCCTGCGTCACCGCGCTCCAGGAGGGCGCCGCCAAGGGCGTCTACCTGGTCACCGAGATCGGCAGGGCCGGCAGCCACCTCGGGGTGCGCACCACGGCGGTGTACGACGCGGAGCGCCGGGAGTTCGTCCTCACCACGCCCGACGCCGCCGCCGCCAAGTTCTCCAGCGTCACCCCGCACGGGGTGCGCGTCCTGGCGGTGGTGATCGCCCGGACCGTGGTGGACGGCGCGGACCGCGGCGCCTTCCCGTTCCTGGTCGACCTCACCGGCACCGACGGACCCGCCCCCGGCGTCGAGATCTCCGGGCCCCTGCAAGTGAGCGCGCTGCCGCTGGAGTACGCCCTGATCCGGTTCCGCGGCGTACGCGTCCCGGCCGAGCGCTGGCTGTCGGACCGGGCGTGGCTCGACCCGGTCGGCCGCCTGCACGATCCGCTCGGCTCGCCCGACGCACGGCTGCGGCGCACCATGTCGGTGGGGCAGCGGCTGTGGGCGACGGTGCCGGCGGCGATGGCGGCGATGGCCCGGGAGTGCGCGGTCTCCGCGCTGCGGTTCAGCGGCGGCCGGAGCAGCCGTGGCGGCCCGGTGCCCGGCACCCCGCTGCTGGCCCGGCGCACCCAGCAACGCGCGCTGTTCGGCGCCCTGGCCGAGTCGTACGCCCTCACCTGCGCCGCCGAGGCCGCCCTCGACGTGTGGCCGGCCACCGCGCACGGCGGCACCGGAGAAGGCGGCGCCCCGTCACCGGCCGCCGCGTTCTCGCCCTGGGTGGCCGTCGACCGCTCCCTCGCGCTGTTCAAGGCGCTGGCGACGGAGGGGGCCGCCCGGGTGGCCGCGGTCTGCCGCCGCCACTGCGGCCTGGCCGGCTTCCTCGACCTCAACCGGCTGGCCGGCTACCACGGCGCCGCCCGCGCCTTCACCGTGGCCGGCGGCGACAACCAGCTCATCTTCCTCGACGCCGGCCGCGCCGCGCTGACCGCACCGGACCCGGCACCGCAGCCTCCCGCACCGGCCGAGCCCGGCGCCGGCCACCCCACCGTCCCCGACGCCCACACCTGGTGGCTGCGCACCGCCCGCGCCCACGAACAGCGGCTCGCCGCCGAACTCCGGCACGCGGTCACCGCCCACCAGGCCGACGGCCGCACCGGGGCCGACCTGTGGAACCCGCTGCTGCCCCGCGCCCGCGACCTCGGCGAGGCCACCGCCGCCACCATGCTCGCCCGCTGCGTCCACGACACCACCGACCACCTCACCAGCCCCGAACTGCGCGCCGCGCTACGCCCGTTGGCCGCTCTCTTCGGCGTCGCCCAGGCCCAGCGGCACGCCGGTGCCCTCGTCGCGACCGGTGTCCTGCCGCCCCGCACGCTGCGTTCGCTGCCGGAGACCGCCGACCGGCTCTGCGAAGCGCTGCTGCCCCATCTCCCGCTGCTGCGCGCGGGGTTGACCACCCCGGTGCCCGAACGCCCGGTGCCGCTGGTCGCCCCCGACTACGCGGGGGCGCTGTGGGACGCGGTGCGCGTGCCGTGCGGCTGA
- a CDS encoding FecCD family ABC transporter permease, which translates to MPLTTSPQARRDAPAVAPASRRSPGGRAAPRAAGLLGALLLLLAVLVLSIAVGARQLTPAEVWHGLFDAGSPGYTVVHQMRLPRTLLGLLAGLALGLAGGVMQALTRNPLADPGLLGINAGASAAVASAICFAGVSTFGGYVWFAFAGAAVVSVLVYAVGGGRAATPARLALGGAALNAALYSYVNAVMVLSAASLDRMRFWTVGSLAGATMTTVTRLAPFVVAGLLLTLALARPLNALALGDDSARALGARPQRVRAAAIVAVTLLCGAATAACGPIVFVGLIVPHLVRALTGPDQRWLLPYCAVLSPVLFLGADVVGRVVARPGELEVGIVTAVLGGPVFLFFVTRRKVARA; encoded by the coding sequence ATGCCTTTGACCACGTCACCGCAGGCCCGCCGGGACGCACCGGCGGTCGCGCCGGCCTCCCGGCGGTCCCCCGGCGGCCGGGCCGCGCCACGCGCCGCCGGGCTGCTGGGCGCACTGCTCCTCCTGCTCGCCGTCCTGGTCCTCAGCATCGCGGTCGGCGCCCGGCAGCTCACGCCGGCCGAGGTGTGGCACGGGCTCTTCGACGCCGGCTCGCCGGGTTACACCGTGGTGCACCAGATGCGGCTGCCCAGAACGCTGTTGGGGCTGCTCGCCGGGTTGGCGCTGGGGCTGGCCGGCGGGGTGATGCAGGCGCTGACCCGCAACCCGCTGGCCGACCCGGGGCTGCTGGGCATCAACGCCGGCGCCTCGGCGGCCGTCGCCTCGGCGATCTGCTTCGCCGGGGTGAGCACCTTCGGCGGTTACGTGTGGTTCGCCTTCGCGGGCGCCGCGGTGGTCTCGGTGCTGGTGTACGCGGTGGGCGGCGGCCGGGCGGCGACCCCGGCCCGGCTGGCGCTGGGCGGAGCCGCGCTCAACGCCGCGCTCTACAGCTACGTCAACGCGGTGATGGTGCTCAGCGCCGCCTCGCTGGACCGGATGCGGTTCTGGACGGTGGGCTCGCTGGCCGGTGCCACCATGACCACGGTGACCCGGCTGGCGCCCTTCGTCGTCGCCGGTCTGCTGCTGACGCTCGCGCTGGCCAGGCCGCTCAACGCCCTTGCGCTGGGCGACGATTCGGCCCGGGCGCTGGGGGCCCGTCCGCAGCGGGTACGCGCCGCCGCCATCGTCGCGGTGACGCTGCTGTGCGGTGCGGCCACCGCGGCCTGCGGGCCGATCGTCTTCGTCGGCCTGATCGTGCCGCACCTGGTGCGCGCGCTCACCGGACCCGACCAGCGCTGGCTGCTGCCGTACTGCGCGGTGCTCTCCCCGGTGCTCTTCCTCGGCGCCGACGTCGTCGGCCGGGTGGTCGCCCGCCCCGGTGAGCTGGAGGTCGGCATCGTCACCGCGGTGCTGGGCGGCCCGGTCTTCCTCTTCTTCGTGACGCGGCGGAAGGTGGCGCGGGCATGA
- a CDS encoding YncE family protein, which produces MTTEGNRMHTDHDLLAVVSQSGAAVTFFDAVTHQPVATVRTPAQPHELCHDPDRGVLYCAITYRSGYYRANSGPAHEIAVIDTASREVTDVIDVAPEHAPHGLALDRRRGLLYVSVEERDHAPGGVLVVDTATRETVGRIDTMAPGPHWFVITPDGRHGYAANKEARHLSVVDLDSRTLVGRIGVPGSEGIAVSPDGRELYAAAPDANPAGTATRGVRVIDTATGCVRRILETEGFVVPVHTTADGTLLVAEKRRADGAEAAGVLGVHAPGTLELLGRVPVGRFPLTITSSPDATTAYVSCVLSSTVTVVDLAGPAVVGELRVAHGGEGGAHGLAYLPAGG; this is translated from the coding sequence ATGACCACCGAAGGGAACCGGATGCACACCGACCACGACCTGCTCGCCGTCGTCAGCCAGAGCGGGGCCGCCGTCACCTTCTTCGACGCCGTGACCCACCAACCGGTGGCCACCGTGCGGACCCCCGCGCAACCGCACGAGCTGTGCCACGACCCCGACCGGGGCGTGCTCTACTGCGCCATCACCTACCGCTCCGGCTACTACCGCGCCAACTCCGGCCCGGCACACGAGATCGCGGTGATCGACACCGCCTCCCGCGAGGTGACGGACGTCATCGACGTCGCACCGGAACACGCCCCGCACGGGCTCGCCCTGGACCGGCGGCGCGGCCTGCTCTACGTCAGCGTCGAGGAACGCGACCACGCCCCGGGCGGCGTCCTGGTCGTCGACACCGCCACCCGCGAGACCGTCGGCCGTATCGACACCATGGCGCCGGGCCCGCACTGGTTCGTCATCACCCCCGACGGCCGCCACGGCTACGCCGCCAACAAGGAGGCCCGCCACCTGTCCGTGGTCGACCTCGACTCCCGTACCCTCGTCGGACGCATCGGCGTCCCCGGCAGCGAGGGCATCGCCGTCTCACCCGACGGCCGCGAACTGTACGCCGCCGCGCCCGACGCCAACCCGGCCGGCACCGCAACGCGCGGGGTGCGCGTGATCGACACCGCCACCGGGTGCGTCCGGCGGATCCTGGAGACCGAGGGGTTCGTCGTGCCGGTGCACACCACCGCCGACGGCACCCTCCTGGTGGCGGAGAAACGCCGGGCCGACGGCGCCGAGGCCGCCGGGGTGCTCGGCGTCCACGCGCCCGGCACCCTCGAACTCCTCGGCCGGGTCCCCGTCGGACGGTTCCCGCTCACCATCACCTCCTCGCCGGACGCCACCACCGCCTACGTCTCCTGCGTGCTCTCCTCCACCGTCACCGTGGTCGACCTGGCCGGCCCCGCCGTCGTCGGCGAACTCCGCGTCGCCCACGGTGGCGAGGGCGGCGCCCACGGCCTGGCGTACCTGCCCGCCGGGGGCTGA
- a CDS encoding FecCD family ABC transporter permease, with product MSAVRQAEAVRPAGVTVRGVRVLRGAGGRSVRFRPRTVAVAAGCVVLALVAAVGAIGSGDFPMSPADVLRTLAGNGGPAETFVVDQVRLPRVVAALLVGAALALAGAVFQAVVRNPLGSPDILGFTQGAAAGALTVIVVVGGGSLALAGGAVAGGAATGLVVYALTARHGLQGYRLVLVGIGVAAFLTGVNGYLLTRAKIQEAQRAVLWLTGSLDGRGWAEALPLLAVLAVLVPVVVLGCGRGLRMLEMGDDAARALGVRATRLRVVLLAAAVLLSSVAAATAGPVAFVALTAPQLARRLTRAPGPNLVPSLCLGAAMLVIADLVAQRAVAGHQLPVGVVTGILGGGYLIWLLATERRAGRI from the coding sequence ATGAGCGCGGTACGGCAGGCGGAGGCGGTGCGGCCGGCCGGGGTCACGGTGCGCGGGGTACGCGTGCTGCGGGGCGCGGGCGGCCGGTCGGTGCGGTTCCGGCCGCGTACGGTGGCGGTGGCCGCCGGTTGCGTGGTGCTGGCGCTGGTGGCGGCGGTGGGCGCCATCGGCAGCGGTGACTTCCCGATGTCCCCGGCGGACGTGCTGCGGACCCTGGCCGGGAACGGCGGGCCGGCCGAGACGTTCGTCGTGGACCAGGTGCGGCTGCCCCGGGTGGTGGCCGCGTTGCTGGTGGGCGCGGCGCTGGCGCTGGCCGGCGCGGTCTTCCAGGCGGTGGTGCGCAACCCGCTGGGCAGCCCGGACATCCTCGGCTTCACCCAGGGCGCCGCGGCCGGGGCGCTCACCGTGATCGTGGTGGTCGGCGGTGGCAGCCTGGCGCTGGCCGGCGGCGCGGTGGCCGGCGGGGCCGCCACCGGTCTGGTCGTCTACGCGCTGACGGCCCGTCACGGACTGCAGGGCTACCGGCTGGTGCTGGTCGGCATCGGCGTCGCCGCCTTCCTCACCGGCGTCAACGGCTATCTGCTGACCCGGGCGAAGATCCAGGAGGCGCAGCGCGCGGTGCTGTGGCTCACCGGCAGCCTGGACGGCCGTGGCTGGGCCGAGGCGCTGCCGTTGCTGGCGGTGCTGGCGGTGCTCGTCCCCGTGGTGGTGCTCGGCTGCGGACGGGGCCTGCGGATGCTGGAGATGGGCGACGACGCGGCGCGGGCGCTGGGGGTGCGGGCGACCCGGCTGCGGGTGGTGCTGCTGGCGGCGGCCGTGCTGCTGTCGTCGGTGGCCGCGGCGACCGCCGGCCCGGTGGCCTTCGTCGCGCTGACCGCCCCGCAGCTCGCCCGCCGGCTCACCCGGGCGCCCGGGCCCAACCTGGTGCCCTCGCTCTGCCTGGGCGCCGCGATGCTGGTCATCGCCGACCTGGTGGCCCAGCGCGCGGTCGCCGGCCACCAGCTCCCGGTGGGCGTCGTCACCGGCATCCTCGGCGGCGGCTACCTGATCTGGCTGCTCGCCACCGAACGCAGGGCGGGCCGGATATGA
- a CDS encoding ABC transporter ATP-binding protein: MGDGPAPAPLTDAARLRGDGLTLAYERRTIAEGLDVAVPDRSFTVVVGPNACGKSTLLRALSRMLKPASGTVLLDGADIHSLPAKQVARTLGLLPQSSIAPDGITVADLVARGRYPHQSLLRQWSEEDERVVAESMAATGVHPLADRAVDELSGGQRQRVWIAMALAQQTPLLLLDEPTTYLDIAHQIEVLDLCARLHQEQGRTLVAVLHDLNQAARYATHLIAMRDGRVVAEGPPSQVVTAELVQEVFGLPCRVIDDPESGTPLVIPAARGRERAAAG; encoded by the coding sequence ATGGGCGACGGCCCGGCACCGGCACCGCTGACCGACGCGGCACGGCTGAGGGGTGACGGCCTCACCCTCGCCTACGAACGGCGGACCATCGCCGAAGGGCTCGACGTCGCCGTCCCCGACCGGTCCTTCACGGTCGTGGTGGGCCCCAACGCCTGTGGGAAATCGACCCTGTTGCGGGCGCTGTCCCGGATGCTCAAGCCCGCCTCCGGCACCGTGCTGCTGGACGGCGCGGACATCCACTCGCTCCCGGCCAAGCAGGTCGCCCGCACCCTCGGGCTGCTCCCGCAGTCGTCCATCGCCCCGGACGGCATCACCGTCGCCGACCTCGTGGCGCGCGGGCGCTATCCGCACCAGTCGTTGCTGCGGCAGTGGTCCGAGGAGGACGAGCGGGTGGTCGCCGAGTCGATGGCGGCCACCGGGGTCCACCCCCTCGCCGACCGCGCGGTGGACGAACTCTCCGGCGGCCAGCGGCAACGCGTCTGGATCGCCATGGCCCTCGCCCAGCAGACCCCGCTGCTGCTGCTGGACGAACCCACCACCTACCTCGACATCGCCCACCAGATCGAGGTGCTCGACCTGTGCGCCCGCCTCCACCAGGAGCAGGGCCGCACGCTCGTCGCCGTCCTCCACGACCTCAACCAGGCGGCCCGCTACGCCACCCATCTGATCGCCATGCGCGACGGCCGGGTGGTCGCCGAGGGGCCGCCCTCCCAGGTGGTCACCGCCGAACTCGTCCAGGAGGTCTTCGGGCTGCCCTGCCGGGTCATCGACGACCCCGAGTCCGGCACCCCGCTGGTGATCCCGGCGGCCCGGGGCCGGGAGCGGGCGGCGGCGGGGTGA
- a CDS encoding L,D-transpeptidase family protein, with translation MAFTIRRRRYATVRAALVMAAVAATAAGAPPPARPFPVPVAVGRATQVITVRARGSYATVTAWSADGSGWHRVLTTTHARVGAHGVTDGATRRQGSRTTPTGTYPVTRAFGVGPDPGTALPYHHVTPHDWWVEDPDSRWYNRMRDERYGGFPLTEAGEHGSEHLAAHPVPYHHALVVDYNTAPVVPGRGAGIFLHDLGPQAGPTAGCVAVPAGVLTRVLRWIDPARHPVIAIG, from the coding sequence ATGGCGTTCACCATCCGCCGGCGCCGGTACGCCACCGTGCGCGCGGCGCTCGTCATGGCGGCGGTCGCCGCGACGGCGGCCGGGGCCCCGCCGCCGGCCCGGCCGTTCCCGGTGCCGGTGGCCGTCGGCCGGGCGACCCAGGTGATCACCGTGCGGGCCCGTGGCTCGTACGCCACCGTCACCGCCTGGAGCGCGGACGGCTCCGGCTGGCACCGGGTGCTGACCACCACGCACGCCAGGGTCGGCGCGCACGGGGTGACCGACGGCGCCACCCGGCGGCAGGGCAGCCGCACCACCCCGACGGGCACCTACCCCGTCACCCGGGCCTTCGGCGTCGGCCCCGACCCCGGCACCGCGCTGCCCTACCACCACGTCACCCCGCACGACTGGTGGGTGGAGGACCCCGACTCCCGCTGGTACAACCGGATGCGTGACGAACGGTACGGCGGCTTCCCGCTCACCGAGGCGGGAGAGCACGGCAGCGAACACCTCGCCGCCCACCCCGTCCCGTACCACCACGCCCTCGTCGTCGACTACAACACCGCCCCCGTGGTCCCCGGCCGGGGCGCCGGGATCTTCCTGCACGACCTCGGCCCGCAGGCCGGCCCGACCGCGGGCTGCGTCGCCGTACCGGCGGGCGTGCTGACCCGGGTCCTGCGCTGGATCGATCCGGCCCGGCATCCGGTGATCGCCATCGGATGA
- a CDS encoding acyltransferase domain-containing protein, whose translation MSRAPAASAPGRRLVVHAFPGQGDFALTPLVRALRTQPVLRAALRAVAARTDPVAAENGIAPLAPRLLGARPPSLRDLAGEEPGTVQYALFVAAMAVHGALTAGGLPAGRAVGMSFGDIPACTAAGMFSLADGARIACRAARALHRHPGALLLLETGGDGAQDAETRAHALITATGRTDLALACVNDDRQVVLGGPAPAVARAEHLAAARGLRVERLRLPFLCHHPQLADEAETFADGIRGLPAHPARFPVHSSVLGRPYRPDEDVHQALAQGLIRVARLPVALRQAVGGGPAVILEAGTGEALTGSARRVLTGRDAVARAALAAVPHPWEEPSAVLRPAPADPQKVPRDP comes from the coding sequence ATGAGCCGAGCACCCGCCGCGTCCGCCCCCGGCCGGCGCCTGGTGGTGCACGCCTTCCCGGGCCAGGGGGACTTCGCGCTCACCCCGCTGGTACGGGCGCTGCGCACCCAGCCCGTGCTGCGGGCGGCGCTGCGCGCGGTGGCCGCCCGCACCGATCCGGTGGCGGCCGAGAACGGGATCGCGCCGCTCGCCCCGCGGCTGCTCGGCGCCCGCCCGCCGAGCCTGCGCGACCTGGCCGGGGAGGAGCCGGGTACCGTCCAGTACGCCCTGTTCGTCGCCGCCATGGCGGTGCACGGCGCGCTCACCGCCGGCGGGCTGCCGGCCGGGCGGGCGGTGGGGATGAGCTTCGGAGACATCCCGGCGTGCACCGCGGCCGGGATGTTCTCGCTGGCCGACGGCGCCCGGATCGCCTGCCGCGCCGCGCGGGCGCTTCACCGCCACCCCGGCGCGCTGCTGCTGCTGGAGACCGGCGGCGACGGCGCGCAGGACGCCGAGACCCGGGCGCACGCGCTGATCACCGCGACCGGCCGCACCGACCTCGCCCTGGCCTGCGTCAACGACGACCGCCAGGTCGTCCTGGGCGGACCCGCGCCGGCCGTCGCCCGCGCCGAACACCTCGCCGCCGCGCGGGGCCTGCGCGTCGAGCGGCTGCGGCTGCCGTTCCTGTGCCACCACCCCCAACTCGCCGACGAGGCCGAGACGTTCGCCGACGGCATCCGCGGCCTGCCCGCGCACCCCGCCCGCTTCCCCGTCCACTCCTCGGTCCTCGGCCGCCCCTACCGCCCGGACGAGGACGTGCACCAGGCGCTCGCCCAGGGGCTGATCCGGGTCGCCCGGCTGCCGGTGGCGCTGCGGCAGGCGGTCGGCGGGGGCCCGGCGGTGATCCTGGAGGCCGGCACCGGAGAGGCGCTGACCGGCAGCGCGCGCCGGGTGCTCACCGGCCGGGACGCCGTGGCCCGCGCGGCGCTGGCCGCCGTCCCCCACCCGTGGGAAGAACCCTCCGCCGTCCTCCGGCCCGCGCCGGCCGACCCCCAGAAGGTGCCCCGTGACCCCTGA
- a CDS encoding 3-oxoacyl-ACP synthase III family protein gives MTTAAPRRRIGIVGVGSYLPARRRTNEDIAATAGVTPDWITRRTGVRGRHVAAPEEAASDLAAAAVKSAAGAADLDLDRIGLLVVATSTPDELGPSTACRVQAHVRARDAVALDVTAACSGWLFAAKVAHDWLALDDRPRYAAVVGVEAYSKFLDLSDRATAVLFADGAAATVFGPVPEDGGFLGFALGSNGELADHALIPAGGSRHPASLTTLESRGHKVTMNGPGVRDFIVDIFPRIVADALRRHHLTLADIAVVITHQPNPVLLQRVAHAAGITPRQLVIVGDEVGNIGAASIPYGLATAVADGRLNPGDLVLFVAFGGGVTWGTALLRWTGASAIRTAPGAAHRARPRPCANLA, from the coding sequence ATGACAACTGCCGCCCCACGCAGGCGTATCGGGATCGTCGGGGTGGGCTCCTACCTGCCCGCCCGCCGGCGCACCAACGAGGACATCGCGGCCACCGCCGGGGTCACCCCGGACTGGATCACCCGCCGCACCGGGGTGCGCGGACGCCACGTCGCCGCCCCCGAGGAGGCCGCCTCCGACCTGGCCGCCGCCGCCGTGAAGTCCGCCGCCGGCGCCGCCGACCTCGACCTGGACCGCATCGGCCTGCTCGTCGTCGCCACCTCCACCCCGGACGAGCTGGGCCCCTCGACCGCGTGCCGGGTCCAGGCCCACGTACGGGCCCGGGACGCGGTCGCCCTCGATGTCACCGCCGCCTGCTCCGGCTGGCTGTTCGCGGCCAAGGTGGCGCACGACTGGCTCGCGCTGGACGACCGCCCCCGGTACGCGGCGGTCGTCGGCGTCGAGGCGTACTCCAAGTTCCTCGACCTGTCCGACCGGGCCACCGCCGTGCTCTTCGCCGACGGCGCCGCCGCCACCGTCTTCGGCCCGGTGCCGGAGGACGGCGGCTTCCTGGGGTTCGCGCTCGGCTCCAACGGGGAACTCGCCGACCACGCGCTGATCCCGGCCGGCGGCAGCCGCCACCCAGCCAGCCTGACCACGCTGGAGAGCCGCGGGCACAAGGTGACCATGAACGGCCCCGGGGTGCGCGACTTCATCGTGGACATCTTCCCGCGCATCGTCGCCGACGCGCTCCGCCGCCACCACCTCACCCTCGCCGACATCGCCGTGGTCATCACCCACCAGCCCAACCCCGTACTGCTGCAACGGGTCGCCCACGCCGCCGGGATCACCCCGCGCCAACTGGTCATCGTCGGCGACGAGGTGGGCAACATCGGCGCCGCCAGCATCCCCTACGGCCTGGCCACCGCGGTCGCCGACGGCCGGCTCAACCCCGGCGACCTGGTGCTCTTCGTCGCCTTCGGCGGCGGCGTCACCTGGGGCACCGCGCTGCTGCGCTGGACCGGCGCCTCCGCCATCCGCACCGCGCCCGGCGCCGCGCACCGCGCCCGCCCCCGGCCCTGCGCCAACCTCGCCTGA